The Glycine max cultivar Williams 82 chromosome 12, Glycine_max_v4.0, whole genome shotgun sequence genome window below encodes:
- the LOC100795875 gene encoding glycine-rich protein 2, with protein MSGRVSGKVKWFNDQKGFGFISPDDGSDDLFVHQSQIKSDGFRSLAEGESVEFAIESESDGRAKAVDVTGPDGASVQGTRRGGDGGRSYGGGRGGGGGGYGGGGGYGGGGGYGGGGGYGGGGRGGGGGACYNCGESGHLARDCSGGGGGDRYGGGGGGGRYGGGGGGRYVGGGGGGGGGGSCYSCGESGHFARDCPSSAR; from the coding sequence ATGAGTGGTAGGGTTTCTGGGAAGGTGAAGTGGTTCAATGATCAGAAGGGGTTTGGATTCATAAGCCCTGACGATGGCAGCGACGATCTCTTCGTTCACCAATCTCAGATCAAATCTGACGGTTTCCGAAGCCTCGCCGAAGGAGAGTCCGTTGAGTTCgccattgaatctgaatctgacgGACGCGCGAAGGCTGTTGATGTCACTGGCCCCGACGGCGCCAGCGTCCAGGGAACCAGACGAGGCGGTGATGGTGGCCGAAGCTATGGCGGGGGACGAGGAGGTGGTGGAGGTGGCTACGGTGGAGGCGGTGGCtacggtggtggtggtggctaCGGTGGAGGCGGTGGTTacggtggtggtggaagaggcGGTGGAGGCGGTGCTTGCTACAACTGTGGTGAATCGGGACATCTGGCTAGGGATTGCAGTGGAGGCGGTGGTGGGGACAGGTAcggaggaggtggtggtggtggcagaTATGGAGGCGGCGGTGGCGGGAGGTACGTTGGTGGTggaggcggcggcggcggcggaggAAGCTGCTACAGCTGTGGAGAGTCTGGGCATTTTGCCAGAGATTGCCCATCAAGTGCTCGTTGA
- the LOC100802252 gene encoding thaumatin-like protein 1b isoform X2 — MGRLLLFLIIPSLVALSFLSEVQSASFKIVNKCRHTIWPGLLSGATSPPLPTTGFTLESGKSRTIKIPKSWSGRIWARTLCGQDSDGKFSCATADCGSGKVECVGGAKPPATLAEFTLNGADGLDFYDVSLVDGYNLPMLIVAKDGIRGGCSATGCLVDLNGGCPAELRVARSNGSRGSVACRSACEAFGDPRFCCSEAYSTPDTCGPSPYSLFFKHACPRAYSYAYDDKTSTYTCANANYLIIFCPFPYTSQKLLGARKDGAQLPLVNKTMMYLSRLQSGGSSPSG, encoded by the exons ATGGGTcgccttcttctctttctcattATTCCCAGCCTTGTCGCATTGTCTTTCCTCTCAG AGGTACAATCAGCGTCGTTCAAGATTGTGAACAAGTGCCGCCACACGATATGGCCGGGATTACTCTCCGGTGCCACCTCGCCGCCGCTTCCCACCACCGGATTCACCCTCGAGAGCGGCAAATCGAGGACCATAAAAATTCCAAAGTCTTGGTCGGGTCGGATATGGGCACGGACACTCTGCGGTCAAGACTCTGACGGAAAGTTCTCCTGCGCCACCGCCGATTGCGGCTCCGGGAAAGTAGAGTGCGTCGGCGGAGCCAAACCGCCGGCGACATTGGCGGAGTTCACTCTCAACGGCGCCGACGGTTTGGACTTCTACGACGTGAGTTTGGTCGACGGTTACAACCTTCCGATGCTGATCGTCGCCAAGGACGGCATCAGGGGAGGGTGCAGCGCCACCGGTTGCCTCGTCGACCTCAACGGCGGGTGTCCAGCGGAGCTGAGGGTGGCGCGATCAAACGGCAGCCGCGGGAGCGTGGCGTGCCGGAGCGCGTGCGAGGCCTTCGGGGATCCTCGTTTTTGCTGCAGTGAAGCGTACTCGACGCCTGACACGTGTGGCCCTTCTCCTTATTCACTGTTCTTCAAGCACGCTTGTCCACGCGCGTATAGCTACGCGTATGATGACAAGACCAGCACCTACACATGTGCCAACGCTAACTATTTGATCATTTTCTGCCCCTTCCCCTATACCAG CCAAAAACTGTTGGGAGCACGAAAAGATGGGGCACAGCTTCCTCTGGTAAATAAAACTATGATGTACTTATCAAGGCTACAATCAGGTGGTTCCTCACCATCAG GGTAG
- the LAX12 gene encoding auxin transporter-like protein 5, which produces MASDKVVETVIAGNYVEMETEGKPKDVKTRLSSLLWHGGSVYDAWFSCASNQVAQVLLTLPYSFSQLGMLSGILFQLFYGLLGSWTAYLISILYVEYRTRKEREKVNFRNHVIQWFEVLDGLLGKHWRNVGLAFNCTFLLFGSVIQLIACASNIYYINDNLDKRTWTYIFGACCATTVFIPSFHNYRIWSFLGLLMTTYTAWYLTVASLLHGQMEGVKHSGPTKLVLYFTGATNILYTFGGHAVTVEIMHAMWKPQKFKALYLLATLYVLTLTLPSAAAVYWAFGDMLLNHSNAFALLPKSPFRDMAVILMLIHQFITFGFACTPLYFVWEKAIGMHECKSLCKRALVRLPVVIPIWFLAIIFPFFGPINSTVGSLLVSFTVYIIPALAHIFTFKSPSARQNAVEQPPKFVGRWVGTFIINTFVVVWVLVVGFGFGGWASMVNFIRQIDTFGLFTKCYQCPPPILPPVPPHQLNATAPSPLHHPHHGH; this is translated from the exons ATGGCATCGGATAAGGTGGTGGAAACGGTCATAGCAGGGAACTACGTGGAAATGGAAACTGAAGGGAAGCCCAAGGACGTAAAAACCAGGCTATCAAGCTTGTTGTGGCATGGTGGTTCTGTTTATGATGCTTGGTTTAGCTGTGCTTCCAACCAG GTGGCCCAAGTGCTGCTTACGTTGCCATATTCATTTTCCCAGCTGGGAATGCTTTCTGGCATACTTTTCCAACTCTTCTATGGTTTACTGGGAAGTTGGACAGCTTACCTCATTAGCATACTCTACGTCGAATACAGaacaagaaaagagagagagaaggttaACTTCAGAAACCATGTCATCCAG TGGTTTGAGGTTCTTGATGGACTCCTCGGGAAGCACTGGAGAAACGTGGGTTTGGCCTTTaactgcacatttcttctgtttggATCTGTTATACAACTGATAGCTTGTGCAAG CAACATATATTACATAAATGACAACCTGGACAAGAGGACTTGGACTTACATCTTTGGAGCTTGCTGTGCCACCACTGTCTTTATTCCTTCCTTTCACAACTACAGAATCTGGTCCTTTTTGGGCCTCCTCATGACCACTTACACTGCCTGGTATCTCACAGTTGCCTCTCTCCTTCACGGTCAG ATGGAAGGAGTTAAGCATTCGGGTCCGACCAAATTGGTTCTATATTTTACGGGGGCCACAAACATTCTCTACACATTCGGGGGACATGCTGTTACTGT GGAGATAATGCACGCGATGTGGAAGCCTCAAAAGTTCAAGGCCTTATACTTACTGGCAACCCTGTATGTGCTGACACTGACGCTTCCATCGGCAGCAGCAGTGTATTGGGCCTTTGGAGACATGCTTCTAAATCACTCCAATGCTTTTGCTCTCCTTCCTAAATCACCCTTCCGTGACATGGCTGTCATTTTAATGCTCATCCACCAG TTTATAACATTCGGGTTTGCATGCACCCCATTATATTTCGTGTGGGAGAAAGCAATAGGGATGCACGAGTGCAAGAGCCTATGCAAGCGTGCATTGGTGAGATTGCCCGTGGTGATCCCTATATGGTTCTTGGCCATCATATTCCCCTTCTTTGGTCCCATCAACTCCACCGTTGGCTCTCTCCTTGTCAGCTTCACCGTTTACATTATCCCCGCCCTCGCCCACATCTTCACCTTCAAATCACCCTCTGCCAGACAG AATGCAGTGGAACAACCTCCCAAGTTTGTTGGAAGATGGGTGGGAACCTTTATTATCAACACATTTGTGGTGGTGTGGGTCCTAGTCGTAGGGTTTGGATTTGGCGGGTGGGCCAGCATGGTGAACTTCATACGCCAGATTGACACATTTGGACTCTTCACAAAGTGTTACCAATGCCCTCCACCGATTCTACCGCCTGTGCCGCCACATCAGCTCAACGCCACCGCGCCTTCGCCGCTTCACCACCCTCATCATGGCCACTAA
- the LOC100802252 gene encoding thaumatin-like protein 1b isoform X1 produces the protein MGRLLLFLIIPSLVALSFLSEVQSASFKIVNKCRHTIWPGLLSGATSPPLPTTGFTLESGKSRTIKIPKSWSGRIWARTLCGQDSDGKFSCATADCGSGKVECVGGAKPPATLAEFTLNGADGLDFYDVSLVDGYNLPMLIVAKDGIRGGCSATGCLVDLNGGCPAELRVARSNGSRGSVACRSACEAFGDPRFCCSEAYSTPDTCGPSPYSLFFKHACPRAYSYAYDDKTSTYTCANANYLIIFCPFPYTSQKLLGARKDGAQLPLVNKTMMYLSRLQSGGSSPSGLIQTQSIIAYVASVFLVPFFLFCPL, from the exons ATGGGTcgccttcttctctttctcattATTCCCAGCCTTGTCGCATTGTCTTTCCTCTCAG AGGTACAATCAGCGTCGTTCAAGATTGTGAACAAGTGCCGCCACACGATATGGCCGGGATTACTCTCCGGTGCCACCTCGCCGCCGCTTCCCACCACCGGATTCACCCTCGAGAGCGGCAAATCGAGGACCATAAAAATTCCAAAGTCTTGGTCGGGTCGGATATGGGCACGGACACTCTGCGGTCAAGACTCTGACGGAAAGTTCTCCTGCGCCACCGCCGATTGCGGCTCCGGGAAAGTAGAGTGCGTCGGCGGAGCCAAACCGCCGGCGACATTGGCGGAGTTCACTCTCAACGGCGCCGACGGTTTGGACTTCTACGACGTGAGTTTGGTCGACGGTTACAACCTTCCGATGCTGATCGTCGCCAAGGACGGCATCAGGGGAGGGTGCAGCGCCACCGGTTGCCTCGTCGACCTCAACGGCGGGTGTCCAGCGGAGCTGAGGGTGGCGCGATCAAACGGCAGCCGCGGGAGCGTGGCGTGCCGGAGCGCGTGCGAGGCCTTCGGGGATCCTCGTTTTTGCTGCAGTGAAGCGTACTCGACGCCTGACACGTGTGGCCCTTCTCCTTATTCACTGTTCTTCAAGCACGCTTGTCCACGCGCGTATAGCTACGCGTATGATGACAAGACCAGCACCTACACATGTGCCAACGCTAACTATTTGATCATTTTCTGCCCCTTCCCCTATACCAG CCAAAAACTGTTGGGAGCACGAAAAGATGGGGCACAGCTTCCTCTGGTAAATAAAACTATGATGTACTTATCAAGGCTACAATCAGGTGGTTCCTCACCATCAGGTCTGATTCAAACGCAGAGTATAATAGCTTATGTTGCCTCTGTTTTTTTGGTGCCTTTCTTCCTGTTCTGCCCTCTTTAG